The proteins below come from a single Sinorhizobium fredii genomic window:
- a CDS encoding HlyD family secretion protein, whose translation MILNHRVTRVSVGILLLAVAIAVLLPDLTGYTSLDGTVNARFAIINAPIDGEISKPPPRIGTPVTEGESLAVIRNDRVNRAILASLRAEHGTAVERVTALRRERDALALLRDELGQRMGVFQSATIASLERELEILQKRVEVSRAQDVVAKVDLDRRQELESKGIFTRKMVEAAEAAGAATGGEVEISNLTVDLLQQRLEAVRQGIFVLGDGQNDVPYSRQRQDEVIVRINDLDTRIAENETRASQAAQQMTEEEKRVRSLESATVPSPFSGVVWSRNVVSGSNVVLNNEMMRILDCRELFVDILVPEVDYDEIYPGREAEVRLFGRGDVFKGKVQAVKGSSAVVEKDSLAANEPETEERSARIRVALTPSALNTDFANFCQVGRTAQVRFSKRNIRLTRWFESLWFNLF comes from the coding sequence GTGATCCTGAACCATCGTGTTACGCGTGTTTCGGTCGGCATTCTGCTCCTGGCGGTCGCCATTGCCGTGCTGCTCCCCGACTTGACCGGCTATACCAGCCTGGACGGCACGGTCAACGCCCGCTTCGCGATCATCAATGCGCCCATCGATGGCGAGATTTCCAAGCCTCCGCCGAGGATCGGCACGCCTGTCACGGAAGGCGAATCCCTCGCCGTCATCCGCAACGATCGCGTCAACCGCGCCATTCTTGCGTCGCTTCGCGCCGAGCATGGCACGGCGGTCGAGCGTGTCACGGCACTGCGTCGCGAGCGCGACGCGCTCGCCCTGCTGCGAGACGAACTCGGCCAGCGGATGGGTGTCTTTCAGAGCGCGACCATCGCCAGCCTGGAGCGGGAGCTCGAAATTCTGCAGAAGCGCGTCGAGGTATCGCGTGCTCAGGACGTGGTGGCGAAAGTCGACCTCGATCGTCGCCAGGAGCTGGAGTCGAAGGGGATATTCACGCGCAAGATGGTGGAGGCGGCCGAGGCCGCCGGCGCAGCAACGGGAGGTGAGGTCGAGATCAGCAACCTGACTGTCGATTTGCTGCAGCAACGCCTCGAGGCAGTCCGACAGGGCATTTTTGTCCTGGGAGACGGTCAGAACGACGTGCCCTATTCACGGCAGCGCCAGGACGAGGTGATCGTTCGCATCAACGATCTCGACACCCGCATTGCCGAGAATGAGACGCGGGCAAGTCAGGCGGCGCAGCAGATGACTGAGGAGGAGAAGCGCGTCCGAAGCCTTGAGTCGGCAACCGTTCCTTCTCCGTTCAGCGGTGTCGTCTGGAGCAGGAACGTTGTCAGCGGTTCCAACGTCGTTCTGAACAACGAGATGATGCGCATTCTCGACTGCCGCGAATTGTTCGTCGATATTCTCGTACCGGAGGTTGACTACGACGAGATCTATCCCGGCCGCGAAGCGGAGGTCCGGTTGTTCGGCCGCGGAGATGTCTTCAAGGGCAAGGTACAGGCCGTCAAGGGCAGTTCCGCGGTCGTGGAAAAAGACTCGCTTGCCGCCAACGAGCCGGAAACCGAAGAGCGCAGTGCACGGATCCGCGTCGCGCTGACGCCGTCGGCGCTCAACACCGATTTTGCCAATTTTTGCCAGGTGGGACGCACGGCGCAGGTGCGGTTCTCCAAACGCAACATCCGTCTGACGCGGTGGTTTGAAAGCCTGTGGTTCAATCTCTTCTAG
- a CDS encoding putative bifunctional diguanylate cyclase/phosphodiesterase yields MPDADATKSASSSVESDFLAHTDELISFYDDSFQLLDCSMPQRNASSVDSLVEATLWHVYPELLAPRPKAAVDFVVTNGIPRSVEITDAKGRVHRTLVVFRTDRGIGVVEAKSDSTCRETSSPSESDRALLLHQATHDVLTGLPNRRQFSDQLRDALPVPSGAKLALMQIDLDDFKPINDTLGHGAGDTVLKMAAERIKGVLGDRERAYRLAGDEFAVIQWKLEQPREAERLAEAIVNAFREPFAVDGINLFVGASVGIAIAPADGNEIEQLMKAADIALYAAKKDGRGRARTFTRSMLIVLEQREMLRRSLRTALQEGQFFIEFQPFVKPRASVVGFEALLRWRHPLVGIIPPSVFIPMAEADGLMSEIGQWMLEQACRAAMTWPSHFTVAVNLSPAEFLHEGLTDRVAQILDLTGIRADRLELEITESVLLERTINNLDTLNTLSLLGVQISLDDFGTYYSSLSYLKNFPFDTIKIDQYFIKDLEHDEKSQTIVRSIIALAHGLGMDVTAEGVETEGQAAWLQKEGCDRLQGYFLGFPLPAAAIGDFLRKSGAIPLAGALRT; encoded by the coding sequence ATGCCTGACGCGGATGCGACGAAGTCTGCCTCATCTTCCGTCGAGAGCGACTTCCTAGCCCACACCGACGAGCTCATCTCCTTTTACGACGATAGCTTCCAGCTCCTCGATTGCTCGATGCCGCAACGGAACGCCTCCTCGGTCGACTCCCTGGTTGAGGCGACCCTGTGGCATGTCTATCCCGAGCTCCTGGCGCCGAGGCCTAAGGCCGCGGTCGATTTCGTCGTCACGAACGGTATTCCGCGCAGCGTCGAGATTACCGATGCCAAGGGCCGCGTCCACCGCACCCTGGTCGTCTTTCGTACCGATCGCGGCATTGGTGTCGTGGAAGCGAAAAGCGACTCCACCTGCCGCGAGACCTCCAGCCCGAGCGAAAGCGATCGCGCGCTGCTGCTCCACCAGGCAACCCACGATGTTCTGACCGGACTGCCCAACCGCCGGCAGTTCAGTGACCAATTGCGGGATGCCCTGCCGGTGCCAAGCGGCGCGAAACTGGCGCTCATGCAGATCGACCTCGACGACTTCAAACCGATCAACGACACGCTCGGGCACGGCGCCGGGGACACGGTCCTGAAGATGGCGGCGGAACGGATCAAGGGCGTGCTCGGAGATCGTGAGCGTGCCTATCGGCTGGCCGGCGATGAGTTCGCCGTCATCCAGTGGAAACTGGAGCAGCCGAGGGAGGCCGAGCGGCTCGCCGAGGCGATCGTCAACGCTTTCAGGGAGCCGTTCGCCGTCGACGGCATCAACCTGTTCGTTGGAGCGAGCGTCGGCATCGCGATCGCCCCGGCGGACGGAAACGAAATCGAACAGTTGATGAAGGCCGCCGACATCGCGCTCTATGCGGCGAAGAAAGATGGCCGCGGCCGGGCAAGGACATTCACGCGATCGATGCTGATCGTGCTCGAACAGCGCGAAATGCTGCGCCGCAGTCTGCGCACCGCCCTCCAGGAGGGGCAGTTCTTCATCGAATTCCAGCCCTTTGTGAAGCCGCGCGCCTCTGTCGTCGGCTTCGAGGCGCTGTTGCGGTGGCGTCATCCGCTGGTCGGCATCATCCCGCCGAGCGTCTTCATTCCGATGGCGGAAGCCGATGGGCTGATGAGCGAAATCGGCCAGTGGATGCTGGAGCAAGCCTGCCGGGCCGCGATGACCTGGCCGTCGCATTTCACGGTCGCGGTCAACTTGTCGCCGGCGGAATTCCTGCACGAGGGCCTTACCGATCGCGTCGCCCAGATCCTCGATCTGACGGGGATCCGCGCCGACCGCCTCGAACTGGAAATCACCGAATCGGTGCTGCTCGAACGCACCATCAACAATCTCGATACGCTCAACACCTTGAGCTTGCTCGGCGTTCAGATTTCACTCGATGACTTCGGCACCTACTACTCTTCGCTGAGCTATCTTAAAAACTTCCCCTTCGACACGATCAAGATCGACCAGTATTTCATCAAGGATCTTGAGCACGACGAGAAGAGCCAGACGATCGTCCGCTCGATTATCGCGCTGGCCCACGGCCTTGGCATGGATGTGACGGCCGAGGGCGTGGAGACGGAAGGCCAGGCCGCCTGGCTTCAGAAGGAGGGCTGCGACCGGCTGCAGGGCTATTTCCTCGGCTTCCCGCTCCCTGCAGCGGCTATCGGCGATTTCCTGCGCAAGTCGGGGGCGATCCCCCTGGCAGGCGCTCTCAGGACCTGA
- a CDS encoding class I SAM-dependent methyltransferase — translation MSTAMLAAPFQAEFDANSQEFSFAGVVRPRSVDEIAQSISMFRNAIEEARGVLYINVKRLAQMNNTAFHAFSRVVLDACRTRSDIRFVVVTSSVVGWTERMFRHLGKIEPQISVEVYDSKFYPGQAFVEDTSFIPILRTQTKMTWRHERKILPRHGMRPGITMADICCGIGDFAVLVRKEFQPARIVALDHSKASLAYARDVASNFGISDIEYSYGDASEMLLEDNQFDLVTCRHSLQIFNQPDLLLKELYRICKPGGRVYITNEKNSHCLGEPRAQSIQWTYNEVAKLFAHFEMDVELGPKSRRYLADAGFDDILVESFMVTNQDGDPQDFADIITAWENVYAGEMAVKRGDPPEFIERFRQGFRDHIFAALHPKGYAGWPIWAASGRKPL, via the coding sequence TTGAGTACGGCAATGCTCGCAGCGCCCTTCCAGGCAGAATTCGATGCCAACAGCCAGGAGTTCTCCTTTGCCGGCGTCGTCCGGCCGCGCTCGGTCGACGAGATTGCTCAAAGCATTTCGATGTTCAGGAACGCCATCGAAGAGGCCCGCGGCGTCCTTTACATCAATGTGAAGCGCCTCGCGCAGATGAACAATACGGCCTTCCACGCCTTTTCGCGCGTGGTTCTGGACGCCTGCCGCACGCGCTCGGACATCCGCTTCGTCGTCGTCACCTCGAGCGTCGTCGGCTGGACCGAACGGATGTTCCGCCATCTCGGCAAGATCGAGCCGCAGATCAGCGTCGAGGTCTATGATTCGAAATTCTATCCGGGCCAGGCCTTCGTCGAAGACACCAGCTTCATTCCGATCCTGCGCACGCAAACCAAGATGACGTGGCGCCACGAGCGCAAGATCCTGCCGCGGCACGGCATGCGCCCGGGGATCACCATGGCCGACATCTGCTGCGGCATCGGCGACTTCGCGGTGCTGGTGCGCAAGGAGTTCCAGCCGGCACGTATCGTGGCACTCGACCACTCGAAGGCAAGCCTCGCCTATGCCCGCGACGTGGCGTCGAATTTCGGCATCTCGGATATCGAATATTCCTATGGCGACGCGTCCGAAATGCTGCTCGAGGACAACCAGTTCGACCTGGTGACCTGTCGCCATTCGCTGCAGATCTTCAATCAACCGGACCTCCTGCTGAAGGAGCTCTACCGAATCTGCAAGCCGGGCGGACGCGTCTACATCACCAATGAGAAGAATTCGCACTGCCTCGGCGAACCGCGGGCGCAGAGCATCCAGTGGACCTATAACGAGGTCGCCAAGCTGTTCGCCCATTTCGAGATGGACGTGGAGCTCGGACCGAAGAGCCGCCGCTATCTCGCCGATGCCGGCTTCGACGACATTCTCGTCGAGTCCTTCATGGTCACCAACCAGGACGGCGACCCGCAGGACTTCGCCGACATCATCACCGCTTGGGAGAACGTCTATGCCGGCGAGATGGCCGTGAAGCGCGGCGATCCTCCGGAGTTCATCGAACGCTTCCGCCAGGGCTTCCGCGACCATATCTTTGCGGCCCTCCATCCCAAGGGCTACGCTGGCTGGCCGATCTGGGCAGCATCAGGGCGCAAGCCGCTATGA